The following coding sequences lie in one Pontibacter sp. G13 genomic window:
- a CDS encoding carbohydrate-binding protein, whose translation MKSTNLLNGAWKMGWIAVFLCFSMLSALGQDAVSTHGALSVSGNRIVNQNGQSVSFAGASFFWSNWSGQFYTAQNVAYLKSDWNATIVRAAMGVEVSGGYLSNPQAEKNKVKTIVDAAIANGMYVIIDWHTHYAESYTSDAIQFFQEMATTYGSYPNVIYEIYNEPINSSWDNDIKPYAEQVIGAIRAIDPDNLIIVGTPFYSQNVDQASWNPITNYSNIAYTIHFYAATHKASLRAKCVTAMNNGIALMATEWGTCEASGDGFIDQASTNEWMSFLQANGISHCNWSIFDKVESASALVPGASTTGGWGTGQLTTSGNIVRNIVLNWGTPTGGGGGGGGGGGTCSGSGTSLPALIEAENYCDMNGVQTETTTDAGGGQNIGYLDPGDWVRYQVDVPSSGNYTVEFRVASNQSSGQFELKTGSTTLTTESVPNTGGWQNWTTLSKTVSLSAGVQTLELYVVGSAFNVNWINFSSAGNGGGGGGGGGSTPIRIEAEDYTVMSGIQTENCSEGGLNIGYIDAGDWVAYQTTLPQAGSYEVRYRVASLNGGGQISLEQNAGTTFLGTLNVPNTGGWQNWTTISHTVTIGGGVQDFAIGVPAGGYNVNWIELEYLGGANRQPQPIAEIQSQVKLWPNPASDRITLLGFPESMTALAIYNLQGKQVLAQSLSGLQDHAKVDVGQLEPGMYMVRLTGGSSQPVLMKFVKR comes from the coding sequence GGCAATCTGTGAGTTTTGCCGGAGCGAGTTTTTTCTGGAGCAACTGGAGCGGGCAATTCTACACCGCCCAAAATGTGGCCTACCTCAAAAGTGACTGGAATGCCACCATTGTACGCGCTGCGATGGGCGTGGAGGTTTCCGGCGGCTATCTATCCAACCCACAAGCAGAAAAGAACAAGGTGAAGACCATCGTGGATGCGGCCATCGCCAATGGCATGTATGTGATTATCGACTGGCACACGCACTATGCCGAGAGTTACACAAGCGATGCGATTCAGTTTTTTCAGGAGATGGCCACCACGTACGGTAGCTATCCGAACGTGATCTATGAGATCTACAATGAGCCGATCAATTCGTCATGGGACAACGATATCAAGCCCTATGCCGAGCAGGTGATTGGAGCGATTCGGGCCATTGATCCGGATAATTTGATCATTGTGGGTACGCCCTTCTACTCCCAAAACGTGGATCAGGCATCTTGGAACCCGATCACCAATTATTCCAATATCGCCTATACCATCCACTTCTATGCCGCTACGCACAAGGCTTCGCTCCGCGCGAAATGTGTGACAGCCATGAACAACGGGATTGCGCTGATGGCTACGGAATGGGGTACCTGTGAAGCCAGTGGGGATGGTTTCATCGATCAAGCCTCTACCAACGAATGGATGAGTTTCCTCCAAGCCAACGGGATCAGCCATTGTAACTGGTCCATCTTCGACAAGGTGGAATCCGCTTCTGCACTCGTTCCCGGAGCCAGTACCACAGGCGGTTGGGGAACCGGCCAGCTGACCACTTCCGGAAATATCGTCCGCAACATCGTCCTGAATTGGGGCACACCTACCGGTGGCGGCGGCGGAGGAGGAGGAGGTGGAGGAACTTGTTCCGGTAGTGGAACGAGCCTTCCTGCGCTGATTGAGGCCGAGAATTACTGCGATATGAACGGGGTCCAAACCGAGACCACGACCGATGCAGGTGGCGGGCAAAATATCGGATATCTCGATCCGGGGGATTGGGTCAGGTATCAAGTGGATGTTCCCTCGTCCGGAAATTATACCGTTGAGTTCCGGGTAGCTTCCAACCAATCCAGTGGCCAGTTCGAGCTTAAGACTGGCAGCACGACCTTGACCACCGAGTCTGTGCCCAATACCGGAGGCTGGCAAAATTGGACGACGCTCAGTAAAACAGTCTCGCTATCTGCGGGGGTTCAGACCCTTGAGCTGTACGTCGTAGGCAGTGCATTCAATGTCAACTGGATCAACTTCAGCTCCGCCGGAAATGGCGGCGGCGGCGGTGGTGGAGGTGGAAGTACCCCCATTCGCATTGAGGCAGAGGACTATACGGTCATGTCCGGCATTCAGACAGAGAATTGTTCCGAAGGCGGCCTGAACATCGGCTACATCGATGCTGGAGATTGGGTGGCCTATCAGACCACGCTGCCACAAGCGGGAAGCTACGAAGTACGCTACCGGGTAGCCAGCCTCAATGGCGGGGGGCAAATCAGCTTGGAGCAAAATGCAGGGACCACCTTCCTCGGTACGCTCAATGTCCCCAACACTGGAGGCTGGCAGAATTGGACGACCATTTCGCATACAGTCACGATAGGAGGCGGTGTGCAAGACTTTGCCATTGGCGTTCCGGCCGGCGGATACAATGTGAACTGGATCGAGCTGGAATATCTGGGCGGCGCCAATCGTCAACCCCAACCGATTGCGGAGATTCAATCCCAAGTGAAACTCTGGCCCAATCCTGCGTCAGACCGCATCACCTTGCTGGGATTTCCTGAATCCATGACAGCCTTGGCCATCTACAATCTTCAGGGCAAGCAGGTGCTCGCGCAATCCCTGAGCGGTCTGCAAGATCACGCCAAGGTAGACGTCGGGCAGCTCGAACCGGGCATGTATATGGTGAGATTGACTGGTGGAAGTAGCCAGCCTGTGCTCATGAAATTTGTGAAGCGATAA
- a CDS encoding BamA/TamA family outer membrane protein: MHISFKRLLLCLPLLLGFLISPIQAQTDTTKYRFGWLEKQARKMLADTAAPGEPRFLAYPTVGYAPETSLEIGVSAVRLFHARREATNRLSEIRLFAFFTLESQYGIWLDHDIYGHEDKWFFLGQIRQQRFPLLYFGIGPNTLEEDAVLIDANYTKLRERVLRRVAPNLFVGFESDFQLLYNVNFEEEFNPMPLGSEGSLNLGLGLGMVYDNRHNVLNVREGVFAELAFLEYLPAFGSDFSFREIYLDSRYYIPITRDKSQVLAMQFQASSFVRDVPFNHMALLGGEQMMRGYYTGRYRDKNLVAFQAEYRFLPFPLSFTDRIGGAVFVATGMVAPRVQDFQLKNLLPTGGFGLRYLLFKQKDIYVRFDVAFTEEGPGFYFFTGEAF; the protein is encoded by the coding sequence GTGCATATTAGCTTCAAACGCCTCCTGCTGTGTCTTCCCCTCCTGTTGGGCTTTTTGATTTCTCCCATTCAAGCCCAAACTGACACCACCAAGTATCGATTCGGCTGGTTGGAAAAACAGGCCCGAAAGATGTTGGCTGATACCGCTGCTCCCGGAGAACCCCGCTTTTTGGCCTATCCGACAGTCGGGTATGCCCCGGAGACCAGTTTGGAAATAGGCGTCTCTGCGGTGAGGCTTTTTCATGCTCGTCGTGAGGCTACCAATCGTTTGAGTGAGATTCGTCTTTTTGCCTTTTTTACCCTTGAGAGCCAGTATGGAATTTGGCTGGATCATGACATCTATGGGCATGAGGACAAGTGGTTTTTCCTCGGCCAGATCCGCCAACAACGTTTCCCCTTGCTCTATTTTGGAATTGGCCCAAACACCTTGGAAGAGGATGCGGTATTGATCGATGCCAACTACACCAAGCTTCGGGAGCGAGTGTTGCGCAGGGTCGCCCCAAATCTGTTTGTGGGCTTCGAATCGGATTTCCAGCTTCTTTACAATGTCAATTTCGAGGAGGAATTCAATCCCATGCCATTGGGAAGCGAAGGCTCCCTGAACTTGGGGTTGGGTTTGGGGATGGTCTATGACAATCGCCACAATGTCCTGAACGTGCGAGAAGGCGTTTTTGCAGAATTGGCCTTTCTGGAATACCTACCAGCGTTTGGGAGCGATTTCTCCTTTCGCGAGATCTATCTGGATTCCCGGTATTATATCCCCATCACACGGGACAAAAGTCAAGTCTTGGCGATGCAGTTCCAAGCATCCTCATTTGTCAGGGATGTCCCGTTCAACCACATGGCCTTGCTCGGTGGAGAGCAAATGATGCGAGGCTATTATACGGGTAGATACCGAGACAAGAATTTGGTGGCTTTTCAGGCAGAGTACCGATTCCTTCCATTTCCGCTTTCCTTTACCGATCGGATTGGGGGAGCCGTATTTGTGGCCACAGGTATGGTGGCTCCTCGTGTGCAAGATTTCCAATTGAAAAACTTGTTGCCGACTGGAGGATTTGGATTAAGGTACTTGCTGTTCAAGCAAAAAGATATCTATGTCCGGTTCGATGTTGCGTTTACTGAAGAAGGCCCCGGATTTTACTTTTTTACCGGCGAAGCATTTTGA
- a CDS encoding outer membrane beta-barrel family protein codes for MCLIFSGNCVWGQSPVTISGQIADGQSEEAVAYATVLLHQADSLLGAALTDSLGQFELTIAPTSNVTLTIRHFLYQAFSQPLSLDDLSANPALGSLTLEPETPEVESVDIEAKRPEITMGPQGNLTFRISGTTLSGIGSGLDVLGQTPGLQIDPQGSLTFNGRQGVLVILDGREMRMSGQSLANYLQGLNSQQIEEIEIIQNPGAKYDALGVAGIVHIKTKQGREKGWGGTYQLGANYGKRLRAQGGVTANWRLNEKINFSTRANISNGRSFSTLDEQRNIFSTSEDLDRQNERIYAWNSETLVLGLDFTPNPKHDLGIVVEAYHEQNWDETHSTTRVTQFEELASLVDFDSDGMLAWFNATANITHSWTPDTFATNWTTVIDLGGYWTDSDYDLLSQFSDDSGDPIGANEVRRTENPTSIELGSIKSDFSSRRLGFYTEAGFKISQVRNDNDFLAMRNDGGIWLSIPGQTNRFLFDETIYAGYVGAATTWLGWNWYGGFRWEHSVSEGNSITLEDSFRREISQPFPVVSIGRAFKGWQMYLNYGRRINRPDYQALNPFAFYLDEYSFWRGNPNLKPQFTHSASLSISVKGSLNISLVASRSNQLLYPVAIQDDSTKRVFTTRENIGRSDYAGLFVNHSTSIGKRWTMYHQAGMYYNSILDQVQDSGTVVSGIQGYYVNANYSWALKNNWSLNMQASYQGKNRSIWVAADYLSLGLGVQKQWASGASCSLNVSDVLGTIRYVNTYEYDGISFVNQYEPETFKISLSFSQPFGNQKIKTRKRTSGLEDEKGRINRQH; via the coding sequence TTGTGTCTCATTTTTTCGGGAAATTGTGTTTGGGGTCAGTCTCCAGTAACGATTTCCGGTCAAATAGCAGATGGTCAATCTGAGGAGGCAGTAGCATACGCGACCGTTCTGCTACATCAAGCGGATTCTCTATTGGGAGCGGCATTGACCGATTCATTGGGACAGTTTGAGTTGACCATTGCTCCCACTTCGAATGTGACATTGACGATCCGACACTTTCTCTATCAGGCATTTTCGCAGCCCCTTTCTTTAGATGACCTATCCGCCAATCCCGCCCTTGGTTCCCTCACGTTAGAGCCGGAAACTCCAGAAGTTGAATCGGTAGATATAGAAGCCAAACGCCCTGAAATCACCATGGGACCACAGGGAAATCTCACTTTTCGGATCTCAGGTACGACATTGAGCGGAATTGGAAGTGGACTAGACGTATTGGGTCAAACCCCTGGCTTGCAGATAGATCCCCAAGGGAGTCTCACCTTTAACGGTCGTCAAGGCGTACTTGTCATCCTCGATGGACGTGAAATGCGGATGAGCGGCCAGTCTCTTGCCAATTACCTCCAAGGTCTAAATAGCCAACAAATCGAGGAAATCGAGATCATCCAGAATCCCGGTGCCAAATACGATGCGCTTGGTGTGGCAGGAATTGTCCATATCAAGACCAAACAAGGCCGCGAGAAAGGGTGGGGGGGGACCTACCAGTTGGGAGCCAATTACGGGAAGCGACTCCGCGCTCAGGGCGGTGTGACAGCCAATTGGCGGCTCAATGAAAAAATCAATTTCAGTACACGTGCCAATATCTCCAATGGACGATCCTTTTCCACATTGGACGAGCAGCGAAACATCTTTTCCACTTCGGAAGATCTCGACCGGCAAAATGAACGGATATATGCTTGGAACTCTGAGACGCTGGTTTTGGGGTTGGATTTTACGCCCAATCCCAAGCACGATCTGGGGATTGTCGTGGAGGCATATCACGAGCAAAACTGGGATGAAACCCACAGTACGACGCGAGTTACTCAATTTGAGGAGTTGGCTTCCTTGGTAGATTTCGACAGTGATGGAATGCTAGCTTGGTTCAATGCCACTGCGAATATCACCCATAGCTGGACTCCCGATACATTCGCCACCAACTGGACGACAGTCATCGATTTGGGGGGATATTGGACCGATTCAGATTATGATCTATTGAGCCAATTTTCGGACGATTCTGGAGATCCCATCGGGGCCAATGAAGTGCGTAGGACGGAAAATCCTACCTCTATTGAACTCGGATCGATCAAGTCGGATTTTTCCTCCCGCAGATTGGGTTTTTATACAGAAGCGGGTTTCAAGATCAGTCAGGTCAGAAATGACAATGATTTTCTCGCCATGCGGAATGACGGGGGAATTTGGCTGAGTATACCCGGTCAGACCAACCGATTCTTATTCGATGAGACGATTTACGCAGGATACGTAGGGGCTGCCACGACGTGGTTGGGATGGAATTGGTACGGTGGTTTTAGATGGGAACATAGCGTTTCAGAAGGAAACTCCATTACCTTGGAAGATTCCTTTCGCAGAGAAATATCACAGCCCTTCCCAGTGGTTTCCATTGGTCGAGCCTTCAAAGGGTGGCAGATGTACCTCAACTACGGTAGAAGAATCAATCGTCCTGATTATCAGGCACTCAATCCCTTTGCCTTCTATTTGGACGAATATTCCTTCTGGCGGGGAAATCCTAACCTGAAGCCACAATTCACCCATTCTGCCAGCCTTTCGATCAGTGTCAAGGGAAGTTTGAATATCTCCTTGGTGGCAAGCAGGAGCAATCAATTGCTATACCCGGTTGCAATCCAAGATGACTCCACCAAGCGAGTTTTCACGACTCGGGAAAACATTGGGCGATCGGATTATGCAGGCCTATTCGTGAATCACAGCACATCTATCGGCAAGCGTTGGACGATGTATCACCAAGCGGGTATGTACTACAACTCGATTTTGGATCAGGTGCAGGACTCCGGCACTGTCGTCTCGGGTATTCAGGGATATTATGTGAATGCCAATTATAGCTGGGCACTCAAGAACAATTGGTCCTTGAATATGCAGGCATCCTATCAAGGAAAGAATCGGAGTATTTGGGTAGCGGCGGATTATCTGTCCTTGGGGTTGGGGGTGCAAAAGCAATGGGCCTCAGGGGCCTCCTGCTCATTGAATGTGTCAGATGTATTGGGCACGATTCGGTATGTGAACACCTACGAATACGATGGGATTTCATTTGTCAACCAATACGAACCAGAGACTTTCAAGATTAGCCTTTCTTTCTCTCAACCCTTTGGAAATCAGAAGATCAAGACAAGGAAAAGAACTTCTGGCCTGGAGGATGAGAAAGGGAGGATCAACAGACAACACTAA
- a CDS encoding class I lanthipeptide — protein sequence MKTFKFKGKLSIDKQTIAQLTDAQLESIQGGAGSSSSSSTPASNGCTASCNSCITCPIKKIG from the coding sequence ATGAAAACTTTCAAATTCAAAGGCAAACTGTCTATCGACAAGCAGACGATCGCTCAGTTGACTGATGCTCAGTTGGAAAGCATCCAAGGTGGAGCTGGTTCTAGCTCTTCTTCTTCTACCCCTGCATCCAACGGTTGCACCGCTTCCTGCAACTCTTGCATCACTTGCCCAATCAAGAAGATTGGATAA
- a CDS encoding lanthionine synthetase LanC family protein, translating to MESTATQLRDTQIALIRDIFLMTQSHLPDEDGWFDGRLGYMLFDWYYRLSFELDLDPVGEAFSDLLGRLNEGNSSLTDDSLSKGMTGLALVLNHFHQEFQWEVDDLLADLDQMVIACIEERILKGEKDFYHQATGLLHYLIQRLAQNGIEQVVDHCLDLWTQTSTIDLAGLRYRSSMGQGAGVAYDLGLAHGLTGFLLTISPLVDHPRLGEKAITLVQAGLRYYQTVAAKASTDERTPADSEIPVFVGVDQPTVVRTNRMAYCYGDIGPLLVWERTRHFLSISDQQKLFWDQIHSKVCAAQTPEKTGIDDAHLCHGSAGIALMFRALNAAHPQKAYLDGYEFWVEKTWQYAQEDLATGAYAGGPASLLEGFSGVGLACLTFLYGSDWNWPSLFLLPTNPQAS from the coding sequence ATGGAATCTACTGCAACGCAATTGCGAGATACACAGATCGCCCTGATCCGTGATATATTCCTAATGACCCAATCTCACCTTCCGGATGAAGACGGCTGGTTCGATGGAAGACTCGGTTATATGCTATTTGATTGGTATTACCGGTTGTCCTTCGAATTAGATCTCGATCCCGTGGGGGAGGCATTTTCCGACTTATTGGGTCGTTTAAACGAGGGCAATTCTAGCCTAACGGATGATTCCCTTTCCAAAGGAATGACCGGCCTAGCTCTGGTCCTAAACCATTTCCATCAGGAATTTCAGTGGGAGGTCGATGACTTGTTGGCTGATCTGGATCAAATGGTTATCGCCTGCATCGAAGAGCGTATCCTCAAGGGAGAAAAGGATTTCTATCACCAAGCGACTGGATTACTCCATTACCTCATCCAACGATTGGCACAAAACGGGATTGAGCAAGTCGTTGATCATTGCCTGGACCTTTGGACCCAAACTTCCACCATAGATCTAGCAGGATTGCGCTATCGGAGTTCGATGGGCCAAGGAGCTGGGGTAGCCTATGATTTGGGATTGGCACACGGTCTTACAGGTTTTCTGTTGACTATCAGTCCTTTGGTTGATCATCCAAGGTTGGGTGAAAAGGCAATTACCTTGGTTCAGGCAGGCCTTCGATATTATCAAACAGTGGCAGCCAAAGCGTCGACCGATGAAAGGACTCCTGCAGATTCCGAAATCCCCGTCTTTGTAGGAGTGGATCAGCCAACCGTAGTCCGTACCAATCGGATGGCCTATTGCTACGGTGATATCGGCCCCTTGCTGGTCTGGGAACGAACCCGGCATTTCCTATCTATTTCTGATCAGCAAAAGCTGTTTTGGGATCAAATCCATTCCAAGGTTTGTGCTGCCCAAACCCCTGAAAAGACCGGAATCGACGATGCGCATTTGTGCCACGGATCTGCGGGAATTGCCTTGATGTTTCGGGCACTGAATGCCGCTCATCCTCAGAAAGCGTATTTGGATGGCTATGAATTTTGGGTGGAGAAAACTTGGCAATACGCCCAAGAAGATCTGGCCACAGGAGCATACGCTGGAGGACCCGCCAGTTTGTTGGAAGGATTTAGTGGGGTAGGACTGGCATGCTTGACTTTTCTGTATGGCTCGGACTGGAACTGGCCATCGCTTTTTCTGCTCCCTACCAATCCCCAAGCATCATGA
- a CDS encoding lantibiotic dehydratase, whose product MKFPFEIDHRTVVRTPQYALSLPENEKALFAFFAQPEVQEALFLASPNLLREYHKWEAGEIKSGKPLTKLVVALTKYYGRMHARCTPFGLFARIGIAHWHESEQQSPSANWKSRHTRIDMGVLCLLADAVQQLPIVRQHLVYYPNSSLYAIHDMFRYVESTQSKQGKSYQLTSLGRTEVIQFLVDQAREGAEIRTLAAPLVDEEVTLEDAIAFIEALIEYQVFVSELDFSVTGPEYLERLLTKLGEIFDSTADPEVGNWVQSLQRIEGLIAALDTDSANSPAAYQVIEQQFKDLGITLPSSHIVQVDANRSFAHQPIGYPIKATLKNALKVCAKLSSQPPHYRLDQFKQSFMRRYEDQEIPLLMALDVENGVGYGDMLLKDDNPLTRDLFFQQGGNTTEIKWTPQDRWKTQKLIELQKSGAREYRLTDEDINQFEFDTGALPPTFSAMYRLVGDGEILIEHIGNASATNLLGRFCHTNPAVNDLVMDLAAQEAEKNPEVIFAEIAHLPENRTGNILLRPAIREYEIPFLAQSTLPAEQQIAVEDLYVSVYWDQIYLRSRKLDKRIIPRLSTAHNYTYLSQPIYQFLCDLQQQGLKTHMNFNWGPLLDHFEYLPRVRYKNIVLFRAFWKVDLRPFKSMFKSQGQKQMDAFQEFADKLELPKRFVLADMDNELLVDRDNPLMVQCFLQTVKQRREVILKEFLEDQKGALTDESGRTYANQLVSSFVKSAATFDQTLPVHLQAHNKPEAAKAKHPQTSLWSYFRIYGGVKSLDRLLGEVIGAFASSQKESGKVDKWYFIRYRDEEEHLRIRFQATSPMAKSHLMAAFAQYIEPFEASGLIWKVETGTYLPEINRYGQTTMEVSESIFHLESQLLVNLMPNLIAAESPNLRWCLGLMYLDQWFQVCTFSEEEQTTFMDQLKQGYEKEFNVTSFQRKQILGKYKRYLPTIESALSGSGSEWQTLAQRLTEHFEEMNPHIQYVLDLNRSLTLKVDFETWMASHVHMFLNRLIPSFQRKNELVIYTFLHAYYRSRQARKQPSSHSQAV is encoded by the coding sequence ATGAAGTTTCCATTTGAAATCGATCACCGGACCGTTGTCCGGACGCCCCAATATGCCTTGAGCTTACCCGAAAATGAGAAGGCTTTGTTCGCCTTTTTTGCGCAGCCGGAAGTTCAAGAAGCCCTTTTCCTCGCTTCTCCCAATCTCCTGCGAGAATACCACAAGTGGGAAGCAGGAGAAATCAAATCTGGCAAACCATTGACAAAGTTGGTGGTGGCATTGACCAAATACTATGGCAGGATGCATGCACGCTGTACCCCATTTGGATTATTTGCCAGAATCGGAATCGCTCATTGGCACGAATCCGAACAACAATCTCCTTCGGCCAACTGGAAGTCTCGGCATACGCGAATTGACATGGGGGTACTTTGTTTGTTGGCAGATGCCGTCCAACAATTGCCGATTGTGCGACAGCATTTGGTTTACTACCCAAACAGCAGCTTATATGCCATCCACGACATGTTTCGGTATGTGGAGTCTACCCAAAGCAAACAAGGAAAATCCTATCAGTTGACTTCTTTGGGGAGAACAGAGGTCATCCAATTTTTGGTGGATCAGGCTCGGGAAGGCGCGGAGATTCGAACTTTGGCTGCTCCATTGGTGGATGAAGAAGTCACGCTGGAAGATGCGATCGCCTTTATCGAGGCCTTGATCGAGTATCAGGTGTTTGTGAGCGAATTAGATTTTTCGGTTACAGGACCTGAATATTTGGAGCGCCTGTTGACAAAATTGGGGGAGATTTTTGACTCGACAGCAGATCCCGAGGTAGGGAATTGGGTGCAAAGTCTTCAGCGTATCGAGGGTTTGATCGCTGCATTGGATACAGATTCTGCGAATTCCCCAGCGGCCTATCAGGTCATTGAACAACAATTCAAGGATTTGGGGATTACCTTGCCCTCCAGCCATATTGTTCAAGTAGATGCCAATCGATCATTTGCGCATCAGCCAATTGGGTATCCCATCAAGGCCACGCTGAAAAACGCACTGAAGGTATGTGCCAAGCTTTCATCACAGCCCCCCCATTATCGGCTGGATCAGTTCAAGCAATCCTTCATGCGTCGATATGAGGATCAGGAAATCCCGCTTTTGATGGCATTGGATGTCGAGAATGGGGTCGGCTACGGGGATATGCTGCTGAAGGATGATAATCCCTTGACCCGTGATCTCTTCTTTCAGCAGGGAGGAAATACAACGGAAATCAAATGGACGCCCCAAGATCGTTGGAAGACTCAGAAGCTGATCGAGCTTCAAAAATCCGGCGCTAGAGAGTATCGGCTTACAGATGAAGATATCAATCAATTTGAGTTTGACACTGGTGCGCTTCCTCCCACTTTTTCTGCCATGTATCGGTTGGTAGGAGATGGAGAAATCCTGATTGAGCATATCGGGAATGCCTCCGCTACGAATCTATTGGGGCGATTTTGTCATACCAATCCGGCCGTCAATGATCTCGTCATGGATCTGGCAGCACAGGAAGCCGAAAAGAACCCAGAAGTGATCTTCGCGGAAATTGCCCATTTACCCGAAAATCGCACGGGAAATATCTTATTGAGACCTGCTATCCGCGAATATGAAATTCCCTTTCTCGCTCAAAGTACCCTGCCCGCCGAGCAGCAAATTGCTGTAGAGGATTTGTATGTTTCGGTGTACTGGGATCAAATCTACCTGAGGTCCCGCAAGTTGGACAAGCGGATTATTCCTCGTCTGAGTACCGCCCACAACTATACCTACCTTTCGCAGCCCATCTACCAATTCCTCTGCGACCTTCAGCAACAAGGCTTGAAAACGCACATGAACTTCAATTGGGGGCCTTTGCTGGATCACTTCGAGTATCTGCCGAGGGTTCGCTATAAGAACATCGTCCTTTTTCGAGCTTTTTGGAAAGTGGATCTCCGCCCGTTCAAATCCATGTTCAAATCGCAGGGGCAAAAGCAAATGGATGCATTTCAGGAGTTTGCTGATAAGTTGGAGCTGCCCAAGCGGTTTGTCTTGGCGGATATGGACAATGAGTTACTCGTCGATCGGGATAATCCGCTGATGGTCCAATGCTTCCTCCAGACCGTGAAGCAACGACGGGAGGTAATTCTAAAGGAATTTCTGGAAGATCAGAAAGGAGCTTTGACCGATGAATCAGGACGGACTTATGCCAATCAATTGGTGTCGTCATTTGTCAAATCGGCAGCGACTTTCGACCAAACGCTTCCCGTGCATTTGCAAGCTCATAACAAGCCTGAAGCCGCCAAGGCCAAACATCCTCAAACCAGTCTTTGGAGTTACTTCCGGATCTATGGAGGCGTGAAATCACTGGATCGTTTGCTCGGGGAAGTCATCGGAGCATTTGCATCGTCTCAAAAGGAGTCAGGCAAAGTGGACAAATGGTATTTCATTCGCTACCGTGATGAGGAGGAGCATCTGCGCATTCGGTTTCAGGCGACTTCCCCTATGGCCAAGTCCCATCTGATGGCTGCATTCGCCCAGTACATCGAGCCATTCGAAGCATCAGGACTCATCTGGAAAGTGGAAACGGGGACTTATCTCCCGGAAATCAACCGATATGGCCAGACCACGATGGAGGTATCGGAATCCATATTCCATCTGGAAAGCCAGCTGTTGGTGAATCTCATGCCCAATTTGATCGCTGCGGAATCCCCCAATCTGCGCTGGTGTCTGGGATTGATGTATCTAGATCAATGGTTTCAGGTATGTACCTTTTCTGAAGAGGAGCAGACGACGTTCATGGATCAGCTTAAGCAAGGCTATGAAAAGGAATTCAATGTCACTTCTTTTCAGCGCAAGCAGATACTCGGAAAATACAAGCGATACTTACCTACGATTGAATCCGCCCTGTCAGGCTCTGGCTCCGAATGGCAGACTTTGGCACAGCGACTCACCGAACATTTCGAGGAAATGAATCCTCATATTCAATATGTGCTGGACCTCAATCGATCGCTCACCTTGAAGGTGGATTTCGAAACCTGGATGGCGAGCCATGTCCACATGTTCCTCAATCGCCTCATCCCTTCCTTCCAGCGGAAGAATGAGTTGGTCATCTACACCTTCCTGCATGCCTATTACCGATCGCGGCAAGCAAGAAAACAGCCTTCCTCTCACAGTCAAGCCGTGTAA